The Thermotoga neapolitana DSM 4359 sequence TTCAAACTTTTCCGGTTCTGAAAAGCCATTTTTAAGGCATTCTACGATAGAGGATTTTTATTGAGATTTCATATTTTGTGTAATTTCACTCCTAACGTTACACAGCAGTGTGATAAAATAGCGTAAAAATAATAGTTTTGGAGGGAAAGGATTGAAAAGTCATCAACTTTTGAAAGCACCATTTCAGCATGGATTTCTCTTCTCACGACCACTTGTTATGTACTGCTTCAAAACATGCCATGATTCAGCCTGGAAACATTACATAAGATTTCTGAAATACCGTCATGAAAAGCTTTACGAGGAAGCTCTTTCAGAGATAGATAACGCAATAAAGGTTTGCAACTCGATCGCCTTTCGCTACTTTCTTCTTTCAGAAAAACTCACCGTGCTCGGTTATATGGGAAAACACGAGGAAGGAATAAAACTTTACTCTCATTTACGCGGTAGAATGAGAAACGTTTCACCGAATCTCAGGAGCATATTTATTGGAAACCTTCTGAACTATTGCTCCATGTATCTACACAACGCTTTTGAATGTTTAGGGAGAATAAAGCCAGAGGCTCATCATCTGGAGAAATCCTCTTATGCTTTTATACTGATAGGAAAAGCAAGATATATGGCAAGAACAGGAAACGTCAAAGAAGCAATAGAGTCCTATGAAAAAGCATTGAAAATACTGCAAGAAATTCCTCATCCTTCTGGAATAATTGCCTGTCTTAACGATATGGCATGGTATACAAAGGAGAAAGATCCAGAAAAAGCCAAAGATATGGCAGAAGAGGCACTCTACTGGAATGGATACTTTTTTGATGCTCCGCGTTTCTATGCGCTGGACACATTGTTTGAGGTTCAAAGGACAACTTCTGATCCCGCAATCGTTGAAACTGCCAGACTGATTGAAATCGCTTCTGAAGGATTAAAAGACAGCGCAAGTGATCTCTTGAAAAAAGACCAGAGACTGTTTTTGAGATTGAACAATTCTCTCTATAGGAACACAAAATCTCTCCAGAGATTTCTGAGAAGAAACACCACATCCATCAAACACCTCTCAGAAATAACAGGAGTTGCAAGAAACAGACTGAGCGACATATTAAACGGGAAAACACAAAAGATTCGGGGAGAGACGTTGAGGAAAATAGCAAAAGCTTTTGAAAAGTCCAACATTTTGTCTTTTCCTCCTCCCTTATTAAGTGAATGGGTAAAACTGAGGATAGAAGAGAATTTCTCGGCTGCATTGAGAGAGATAAAAACAAAAAGATTGGAGGAAAGACAAATCCTTTTCCTTTCCACCTACACGGCTCTTATTGATAGGAAATTCCTTTCAAGGAAAGAAAGACTCAAAAAGGTATACACACTCCTTGAAGATATTGAGTTGTTCGCTGACTTCATGGCAAAAGATCACCGGACCATGGAATTTGTTGTTTCAATG is a genomic window containing:
- a CDS encoding helix-turn-helix domain-containing protein, which gives rise to MKSHQLLKAPFQHGFLFSRPLVMYCFKTCHDSAWKHYIRFLKYRHEKLYEEALSEIDNAIKVCNSIAFRYFLLSEKLTVLGYMGKHEEGIKLYSHLRGRMRNVSPNLRSIFIGNLLNYCSMYLHNAFECLGRIKPEAHHLEKSSYAFILIGKARYMARTGNVKEAIESYEKALKILQEIPHPSGIIACLNDMAWYTKEKDPEKAKDMAEEALYWNGYFFDAPRFYALDTLFEVQRTTSDPAIVETARLIEIASEGLKDSASDLLKKDQRLFLRLNNSLYRNTKSLQRFLRRNTTSIKHLSEITGVARNRLSDILNGKTQKIRGETLRKIAKAFEKSNILSFPPPLLSEWVKLRIEENFSAALREIKTKRLEERQILFLSTYTALIDRKFLSRKERLKKVYTLLEDIELFADFMAKDHRTMEFVVSMVKAHPFIEGRKEAVKKALGKMKRKRLERFTLKYIEMKESDRKLLDRFLRNYGRYDGVRFGIRLKGPEAVRGFARKYSLKVQPLFAAFWCEEDGRVRRRLERILRHMVLYNLIEIAILFVMVEK